Proteins from a single region of Trichocoleus sp. FACHB-46:
- a CDS encoding hybrid sensor histidine kinase/response regulator: MALLNQDCSATGNSYKIPLRLVLVIPFILQISAAVGVTGWLSLRNGQNAVNEVARQLRNEVTARIQQHLDTYLETPHLVNAISADAISRFSLWNPNDMSRMRSYLFWQLQQFPNTSYISFGGERKEYAGAGYRDDGTPVIEITDRSTRFVNTIINVDRQGNPTGRRETHPDYDPRIRPWYIGAKQAKRPHWNSIYQYYIQPSLGISASQPVYDRTGTFRGVVSTDLYLSSISQFLQNLRVGRSGKTFIIERSGLIVASSTTEQPFLTKADGQVSRLLATESSIPLIRFTAQHLIDRFGSLRQINHSQQFDFMLQGQREFVQVLPLYDERGLDWLIVVVVPESDFMAQINANTRATVLLCLGALVLAVIVGIATSRWITKPILRLSAASQAIATGHLDQTVTVKGINELEALGQSFNQMATQLKRSFEELETRVAERTVQLKAAKEAADTANQAKSKFLANMSHELRTPLNAILGFSRLLARNPALASAAAELEIINHSGEHLLDLINDVLEMSKIEAGQVTLYENRFDLYRLLNTLEEMLQLQTNAKGLQLMFSRTPEVPQYVRSDERKLRQILLNLLGNAIKFTQQGSVILRVSVLERVEETATADDKNAPPPSDTPAPSSSRTLRFEVEDTGVGIATNELGTLFEAFSQTESGLRSQEGTGLGLPISRQFVRLMGGDITVNSTLGSGTIFTFEIQVGDAEAAVTLQQPVQRVIGLAPDQPTYRILVVDDRSTNRQLLVRMLAPLGFEVREAENGQAAIALWQHWQPHLIWMDMRMPVMDGYAATQYIKAQPQGSGTTIIALSASVLDADRALILAAGCDDFVCKPIQEAVILNKIAQYLAVRYSYGTSDAPVSMQQDGNYPNQQNAKAEGYRLGVESLTVMPTEWIAQLYQAADQVNNAWLFQLIAEIPEEQALLADTLSHWVHNFRCDKIIALVEHLDGYPSESDPQGKYSDC, translated from the coding sequence ATGGCCCTTCTGAACCAAGATTGTTCAGCTACAGGCAATTCCTACAAGATTCCGCTACGTCTGGTTTTAGTGATACCTTTTATCTTGCAAATTTCTGCGGCAGTGGGAGTAACTGGATGGCTCTCACTACGGAATGGGCAGAATGCGGTTAATGAGGTTGCTAGACAGTTACGGAACGAAGTTACTGCCCGGATTCAGCAACACCTAGATACGTATTTGGAAACGCCCCATCTAGTCAATGCCATCAGTGCAGATGCTATTTCCCGCTTCTCGCTGTGGAATCCGAATGACATGAGTCGGATGAGAAGCTACTTGTTCTGGCAGTTGCAGCAGTTTCCTAATACAAGTTACATCAGTTTTGGTGGAGAACGGAAAGAATACGCCGGAGCTGGCTATCGGGATGACGGTACGCCTGTGATTGAAATTACCGATCGCTCCACTCGTTTTGTCAACACAATCATCAACGTCGATCGCCAGGGCAACCCAACAGGCCGTAGGGAAACTCATCCCGATTATGACCCCCGCATAAGACCCTGGTATATAGGGGCAAAACAGGCGAAACGTCCTCATTGGAACTCCATTTACCAGTACTACATTCAGCCCAGCTTGGGCATTTCAGCCAGTCAGCCTGTGTATGATCGGACTGGAACTTTCCGGGGAGTGGTCAGTACTGATTTATATCTCTCAAGCATTAGTCAATTTCTACAAAATTTAAGGGTGGGGCGATCGGGGAAGACCTTTATCATTGAGCGCTCAGGGCTCATCGTCGCCTCATCCACTACTGAACAGCCATTTTTGACCAAAGCGGATGGTCAGGTTAGTCGGCTCCTAGCTACCGAAAGCAGCATTCCCCTAATTCGCTTTACAGCTCAGCATTTAATCGATCGCTTTGGTAGTCTTAGGCAGATTAATCACAGTCAGCAGTTTGACTTTATGCTGCAAGGTCAAAGAGAATTTGTGCAAGTCTTGCCTCTTTACGATGAACGGGGGCTGGATTGGCTAATTGTGGTGGTGGTGCCGGAATCTGACTTCATGGCACAAATCAATGCCAACACTCGCGCCACCGTTCTGCTCTGCTTGGGTGCATTGGTGCTGGCAGTTATTGTAGGAATTGCCACATCTCGCTGGATCACAAAACCCATTTTACGGCTCAGCGCTGCCTCTCAGGCGATCGCAACGGGCCATCTTGACCAAACCGTGACGGTCAAAGGCATTAATGAGCTAGAGGCATTGGGTCAGTCTTTTAACCAGATGGCAACTCAGTTAAAGCGATCGTTTGAGGAACTAGAAACCCGTGTTGCCGAACGGACCGTTCAGCTCAAGGCCGCGAAAGAAGCGGCGGATACGGCAAACCAAGCCAAAAGCAAGTTTCTAGCCAACATGAGCCACGAGCTGAGAACGCCCCTCAATGCCATTCTCGGTTTTTCTCGGTTGTTAGCACGCAATCCAGCTTTAGCATCCGCAGCCGCAGAATTAGAAATTATCAATCACAGCGGCGAGCACTTACTAGACCTGATTAACGACGTGTTAGAGATGTCGAAGATCGAGGCAGGACAAGTAACGCTGTATGAAAATCGGTTTGACCTATATCGCCTGCTCAATACGTTAGAAGAGATGCTGCAACTACAAACTAACGCTAAGGGTTTGCAGTTGATGTTTAGCCGTACTCCTGAAGTACCTCAATACGTGCGATCGGATGAAAGAAAACTGCGGCAAATCCTGCTTAACCTATTGGGGAATGCCATTAAATTTACTCAACAAGGCAGCGTAATCCTGCGCGTCAGCGTCTTAGAGCGGGTAGAAGAAACCGCCACAGCAGACGACAAAAATGCGCCCCCCCCTTCTGATACGCCCGCCCCTTCCTCCTCCCGGACGTTACGGTTTGAGGTGGAAGACACAGGTGTGGGCATTGCTACCAACGAGCTAGGAACCTTATTTGAGGCTTTTTCGCAAACCGAATCGGGTCTGAGATCTCAAGAGGGAACAGGCTTGGGATTACCGATCAGCCGTCAGTTTGTCCGTCTGATGGGTGGAGACATTACCGTGAATAGCACCTTGGGCAGTGGCACCATATTCACCTTTGAGATCCAGGTAGGGGATGCCGAAGCCGCTGTGACATTACAGCAACCAGTCCAACGTGTGATTGGATTAGCACCTGATCAGCCTACCTACCGAATTTTGGTAGTAGACGATCGCTCAACCAACCGTCAATTGCTGGTGAGAATGCTGGCTCCTCTGGGCTTTGAGGTGCGCGAGGCTGAGAATGGACAGGCGGCGATCGCGCTGTGGCAACATTGGCAACCCCATCTGATCTGGATGGATATGCGAATGCCTGTGATGGATGGATATGCAGCAACCCAATACATCAAGGCACAACCACAAGGATCAGGGACCACTATCATTGCCTTATCCGCAAGTGTGTTGGATGCAGATCGAGCCCTGATCTTGGCCGCTGGGTGTGATGACTTTGTATGCAAACCGATACAAGAAGCGGTCATTCTTAACAAGATCGCTCAGTATTTGGCGGTAAGGTATAGCTACGGAACAAGCGATGCTCCGGTAAGCATGCAGCAAGACGGCAATTACCCAAACCAGCAAAATGCTAAGGCTGAGGGTTATAGGTTAGGTGTTGAAAGCTTAACAGTCATGCCGACTGAGTGGATTGCACAGCTTTACCAAGCAGCCGATCAAGTGAATAATGCCTGGTTATTCCAACTGATTGCGGAAATTCCAGAAGAGCAAGCGCTTCTAGCTGACACCTTAAGTCATTGGGTTCATAACTTCCGTTGTGATAAAATTATTGCCCTAGTGGAGCATCTTGATGGATATCCCTCCGAATCAGATCCCCAAGGGAAATATTCTGATTGTTGA